The DNA segment GGCGGAGAAGCCTTGATTGCATTATCGATCAGGTTGCGCAGCATAGTGAACAACAGCTCCTCTTTGGAATATACGAAGCTGTCAGGACATTGAAAGTCCAGTGTGCAGGTGTTGGGAACCGCCTCATAATACTGCTTTAGCTGCTTTATTACGGAACGCATGGATACCGGCTGCAGCTGTATTTCCCTTCCGCTGAGGGACAGCAAATCCATCAGGGTATAGGATAAGGTTTCCAGACGCTTTCCCTCTGTATAAATATAATCGGCGCATTTCTTCCTTGTTTCGATATCGCAGTCGTAGGTACGAAGGGTATCCGCAAAGCCGAGAATCGCTGTCATTGGCGTTTTGATTTCATGGGCAAAATTACTCATAAAATCTTCACGCTGTGCAAGGCTCACCTCCAGCTTGTGAATCGTCTGCTCTGTAGCCTTTGCCATCTCATCAAAGCTGCGGCTCAGCTCTCCGATTTCATCATCGCTCTGTATATTGGTACGCTCCTTATAATTTCCCAAAGCGATATGCCGGCTTGCCTCATGCAGTCTTAAAATCGGCCTGCTGAGATAGATGGAAAGTCTTTTCAGTAATAAAAACGACAACAGTAAAACACAGAGCAGCGTCAGAAAAAAGGTCTGAAACTGCCGGTCACGCTCCTCATAGCAGGATGTGATATCATACCCGCTTTCCAGTAAATAAGTGAATTTTCCTGCCGTGATCCTGCTGCTTACCAGCATCATATGAGAACCAGCATAATTCTGTATCCGGTATGACTGCGGCTTTTTCAGGGAATGCTGTTCAAAAAAAGCCTGCTGTCCTGTCGCATACAGTACCCTGCCCTCTTGATCCAGCAAAGCATACACGGTCTGCGGCTGCTTCATATGATTGGAAATCTGTTGGATATAATAAATAGCGCGGGTTTTCATTGCTTTCTCATCACTTCCATAGGTCGTAAGATTCACCGTCGCATCTTGTGTCAGCTTGGATTCCAGCGTAAAGGATTCCAAATCATGCGTCTGCATATTGCGGGTGATATAGGACTGTAAAAGATGCTCATGATTTTGTGTCATCATGAAGGTGGCG comes from the Erysipelotrichaceae bacterium 66202529 genome and includes:
- a CDS encoding HAMP domain-containing protein, whose protein sequence is MKFSDKLTLSSTAVIAIIFSIGATFMMTQNHEHLLQSYITRNMQTHDLESFTLESKLTQDATVNLTTYGSDEKAMKTRAIYYIQQISNHMKQPQTVYALLDQEGRVLYATGQQAFFEQHSLKKPQSYRIQNYAGSHMMLVSSRITAGKFTYLLESGYDITSCYEERDRQFQTFFLTLLCVLLLSFLLLKRLSIYLSRPILRLHEASRHIALGNYKERTNIQSDDEIGELSRSFDEMAKATEQTIHKLEVSLAQREDFMSNFAHEIKTPMTAILGFADTLRTYDCDIETRKKCADYIYTEGKRLETLSYTLMDLLSLSGREIQLQPVSMRSVIKQLKQYYEAVPNTCTLDFQCPDSFVYSKEELLFTMLRNLIDNAIKASPPTATVFICGALCDEGYRITVRDDGIGMREEDIEQALQPFYMADKSRARKQGGAGLGLSIVKRICDLHGSPLQIASKPQEGCSVTFLLEVISDEN